The Leptospiraceae bacterium genome includes the window ATTTGTCGGATTTCTTCACGAATAGAAATTAATGCATCACAAAACCTGTCTAATTCTTCTTTTGATTCGCTTTCTGTTGGCTCTATCATTAGAGTCCCTGGAACCGGAAAGGACATAGTAGGGGCGTGAAATCCATAGTCCATTAGTCTTTTGGCTACATCTTCTACTTCAATTTTTGCACTACTTTTAAACATTCTGAAATCCATAATACATTCGTGAGCGATAAAACCATTCTTTCCTTTATAAAGCAGTGGATAGAATTCGGAGAGTCTTTTCGCAACATAATTGGCGTTTAGAATGGCTAATTTTGTAGAAAGTGTAAGTCCTTCTTTGCCAGTCATGCGAATATACATCCAAGAAATTGGAAGAATCCCGGCGCTACCCCAAGGAGCTGCGGATACCGAACCATCTTTCGAGTTTGAATTATTTTCTGTCACAGAATGCCCGGGAAGAAATGGTTTTAAATGTTTTGCAACGCCTATCGGTCCGACTCCAGGGCCTCCTCCACCGTGAGGAATTGCAAAAGTTTTGTGTAGATTTAGATGACAAACATCTGCACCAATATCAGCAGGTCTGCACAAGCCGACTTGAGCATTCATATTTGCCCCATCCATATATACCTGACCACCATGACTATGAACAATTTCACAAATTTCTTTTATAGATTCTTCAAATACTCCATGAGTAGAAGGGTAGGTAACCATAAATACTGCCAGATCTTTTGAATATTCAGAAGACTTTGCTTTAAGATCGTTAATATTAATATTTCCTTGTGCGTCACACGACACCGGTACTACTTTAAATCCGGCTAATGCAGCACTTGCAGGATTTGTTCCATGGGCTGACACAGGAATGAGGCAAACATTTCTATTGAGTTCGTTTTTTGATTTATGAAATTTTCTTATTGCTAAAAGCCCGGCATACTCTCCTTGCGAGCCTGCGTTTGGTTGCAAGGAAATTGCAGGGAATCCGGTGATTTCAGATAAATACGATTCGAGTTGTTGAAATAATTTTTGATAGCCCTCGCTCTGATTTTTTGGGACGAAAGGATGAATGTTTGCAAATTCAGCCCATGTAATAGGTAACATTTCAGATGCTGCATTTAATTTCATCGTGCAAGAGCCAAGAGGAATCATAGAGGTTGTAAGAGATATATCTTTAAGTTCGAGTGTCTTGATATAACGCATTAGTTTTGTTTCTGTGTGGTAAGAGTTAAAAACAGGGTGTGTCAAAAATTCAGAGGTTCTTTTCAAATTTTCTGGAAAATTGGTTTTGCTAAATTCTTCTGCTTGGGATTTCTCCAAAAAAATAGACAGAATATCCTGAAATCTATTTTCGTTTAGAGTTTCGTCTAAAGAGATCGCAATTTTATTTTCATCAATGAGTCTGAAATTTATTTTTTTACTCTCTGCTATTTTCAGAATGTCTGAGGATTTTTTATGCTTTAAGTTTATTGTCAAGGTATCAAAATAAAATTCATTCTCTACTGAATAGCCGGAATTTTTCAAAGAGGTCGCTAGTCGATCTGTAAACTCGTGAATTCTCTTTGCAATATTTTTTAGACCTAAGGCTCCGTGGTAAACGGCATACATGGAAGAAATCACTGCAAGCAAAACTTGAGCAGTGCATATATTACTTGTAGCTTTATCTCTTCTGATATGTTGCTCCCTTGTTTGTAAGGATAGCCTTAAAGCTGGCTTTCCTGAAGAGTCCTTGGAAACACCGATGAGCCTTCCCGGCATTTGCCTTTTGAATTCATCTTTAGTTGCAAAATATCCAGCGTGTGGTCCACCAAATCCAAGGGGCACTCCAAATCTTTGAGTAGTCCCTACTGCGATATCTGCCCCAAATTCACCAGGTGGCTTTAAAAGAGTAAGGCTTAAAAGATCGGCTGAAACTGTAACAAGAATTCCATTCTTATGTGCGTTATCCGTCACAGTGCTGTAATCGTGAATCTCTCCGCTTGAGCAGGGGTATTGTAATAGCATTCCAAAATATTCATTTGAAAAGGAAAATTTCTTCCAATCCCCTACAACTACTTCTATTCCGATAGGCTCTGCTCTTGTCTTGATTACATCTATAGTTTGTGGATAACAATTGTATGATACAAAAAATTTATTTGAATTCGATTCTGGTTTTAGCGAATAACTCATAAACATAGCTTCCGCAGCAGAAGTGGCTTCATCCAAAAGAGATGCATTTGCTATTTCCATCCCGGTTAAATCCATTACCATTGTTTGAAAATTAAGAAGAGCCTCCATTCTTCCTTGTGAAATTTCTGCCTGATATGGAGTGTATGCCGTGTACCAGCTTGGATTTTCTATTATATTTCTTCTTATGACAGAGGGAGTAATTGTATCATAATAGCCTTGACCAATGTAAGAACGAAAAATTTTATTGTTCGATATAATACTATGCAATTCGCCTAACGCATCGTATTCACTTAGAGGCTCTGGTAGAGAACTGAGTTCTTTGCATCGGATATTCGAAGGGATAGTTTTATCAATCAGTTCATCCAAGTTGGATAAATTTAGAAGCTTCAACATTTCAGAAACTTCATTTGGATTTGAGCCTATGTGCCGATTGGTAAAAGAATCATAATTGAAAAATTGTTCGTTCTGATTTGTCTTAGCCATATTTTTTTCCTGACTACTCTAAATCTTTGATGTATTCTCTGTATTCTGATGAGCTTAAAAGCCCGGAAAGCTCTTCGGATTGAAAATTCACAATCTTTATCATCCAAGCAGAATACGCATCTTTGTTGATTGCGGAAGGATCGCTTGTCAAAGTAGAATTGATTTCTGAGACCTCTCCACTGATGGGAGAATATAAATCATCGGCAGCTTTTACTGATTCAATCGTTCCAAAGCTGTCTTTAGCTTTGAGTTTTTTTCCTACTTTTGGCAAATCAATAAATACAATATCGCCTAACGCAGATTGAGCATAGTCAGAAATTCCGAGTATAGCAATTTCTCCTTCAACTTTTACCCATTCGTGCTTTTTAGTGTATTTTAGTCCTTCACTTACTTTTGCGTCTGACATTTTACTAACCTCTTAATTTTTTTTAATACTTCCGGTGATAAAATTTCCTGTATGTACAACTGCTTTTTTGAATTCTGAACGAATTTCTATTAAAATTTCAGTCCCATCTTCCCAAAAACCTTTTTTCAAAATTGCCATTCCTATACTTTTTTTTAAGGTAGGGGAATATGTTCCCGAAGTTACTTTTCCGATTGGATTTTTGGCTAAATCAAAAACAGAATAATTTTCTCGTAACACCCCGGGATCCAATAACTGGATACCCAGTATTTTTTCTGGAGGGTTCTCTTTTTTTTGTAAGATAATTTTATCATAGCAAAGAAATTCTTTGTCTTTTTTCTTTACTATCCAGCCAATTCCAGATTCAACCGGAGTTCTGTAACTCGTAAGCTCATGACCGTAGAGAGGATATTTTGCTTCAATTCTTAGAGTGTCTCTTGCTCCAAGACCAACCGGAACTAAACCGAAGGGTTTCCCAAAACTAAGAAGTTCATCCCAAATTTTCAACCCCAAAGAAATGGAAGAATAGATTTCAAATCCATCTTCTCCCGTGTAACCTGTTCTTGAAACGATCAGCTCCTCTCCTTGAAATGGTATCAGCGCAAATGAATAGTATTTTATAAAATCCAGATTCTTATCTATATATTTTGAAAAGATTTCATCTGCTTTTGGTCCTTGGATTGCAATTTGGTGCCAATTCAAACTTTCGTTTCTGATATTGACTGAATGCGGAAAACTGATTAAGTGCGAAAATACATCTTCGTAATTAGAGGCGTTGGAACAAATCATGTATTTTTCATCACTGAATTTATAAACAGTGACATCATCCACAATTCCACCTTCTTTATTTAAAATTGCATTGTACTGAACCTGAAAATTTTTTAGAGAATTAATTGAATTGCAGGTAAGTTTTTCCAAAAAGCCAAGAATCTTATCCGGCTTTCCTTCTACAAAAATTTCTCCCATGTGAGATACATCAAACAACCCTGCAGATTTTCTTGTATTTTCGTGCTCGGCAATAATTCCGGTATATTGAATTGGCATTTCCCATCCACCAAAACTAACCATCTTTGCACCAAGACTTTTATGCTTTTCGTTTAAAGGAGTTTTTTTAAGATTTTCCACAATTTTTTTCCATTCAGCCAAGCTATATTTAACCAGTTTTACAAAAGGCATTCCTGCAAAAAGTAATTTATTGAAAAATTCTAATAGTAAAATTCATTAAAATAACTTATACTTTGGCAGTGCTATCGAATAGCAAAGAAAGATTTTCTTTTTATTTTTTTGGAAAATATCAGAAAAGAAATAGTTGAAAAATATACCTAAACAAATACTACGTTAGTGTGAACAGGGAAAATTCAATTGTTAGAAAAATTATTCATATTGATATGGACGCATTTTTTGCATCTGTTGAAGAAAGAGATTTTCCTGAGTACAGAGGAAAGCCTGTAGTCGTAGGTGGTGATCCCAAAAGTAGGGGAGTTGTTTCTACGGCAAATTATGAAGCCAGAAAGTATGGAGTTCATTCCGCTATGCCAACTTCAAGAGCCTATAAACTTTGTCCTCATGCGATTTTTGTTTATCCGAGGTTTAGTGCGTACATAGAAGTTTCAAATCAAATCAAAAAAATATTTGAAGAGTACACGGATAAGGTAGAGCCTCTCTCATTGGATGAAGCCTATTTGGATGTGACTGAAAATAAAAAAAATATTGCTTATGCTACAATTCTTGCTAAGGAAATCAAAAACCAAATAGTGAAACAAACAAAACTTACTGCATCAGCCGGGGTTAGTTATAATAAATTTTTAGCCAAAATTGCTTCCGGTCTAAATAAACCCGATGGACTAACGATAGTAACTCCTGAAACTGCAAATGAGTTTATCGAAAAACTATCTATTGGAAGTTTTTTTGGTATCGGTAAAGTAACAGAACAAAAAATGAAGTCACTTGGAATTCATGCAGGAAGTGATTTGAAAAAAATTTCAGAAGCAGAATTGATAAAAATTTTTGGAAAATCAGGCGCTTTCTATTATAGAATGGCAAGAGGTCAAGACGATAGACCAGTTGAAAATTTTCATGTAGCTAAATCGGTTGGTGCAGAAAATACTTTTTCAATAGACCTTCTGAATATTGATACGATTAAAGATGAGGTTCAAGATATTGCAAACGTATTAGTTCATCGACTTCAAAAATCAGAAGTAAAAGGAAGAACACTGACACTAAAAGTCAAATACGAGGATTTTGTAACTGTTACTAGAAGTAAAACAGGGTGCTCTTACACTGATGATTTGCAATATATTTTAAAAGAGGCTATGGTTCTATTGAAACAAACAGAAGCTGGAATACGAAAAATTCGTTTAATTGGTTTATCAATTTCTAATTTAGATTGTAATGATCGCCAACTATGTTTACCAATGCAGTAAAACTATACCAATTCACTTCAAGAATTTATTTTTTAATAAAATTTTCTTCAAAAATCAATTTTGCTAAATCTCGAATAAATGAATTTCTTTCATCCATGATTTTTTTCAATACATCTCTGAATCTTTCGTCTTTTGTTTCTCCCATAGCCAAAATAACCGCTCCTTTTTGGTCATTGCTTAAAGAAGAGCTATTGACCAATTTGATAAAGAGGTGAATCAGATTTTCAGAGTATGGCCTATATTGAATTATTTTTCCGTTTCGATCTGGAATAGAGTTCATATTTTTTAGCTCTTCTATAAAATCATAAAAGACTTCTTCTCCAGTAGAAGAAACAATCAAGGAAGAAAGAAGCAACTCACCTTCAGGTGATCGGTAGCGACCGATAGCTCGAATAATTTCTGTTTTGATAGAAGTATTTTTTGCATGGATATAAGCAGTTTTTAAAACAGCAAGACCCTTCGGATCTAAAGAATCACTTGCTTCCAATATTGCATTTTTTACTTCTTTGCTATCTAACCCCATTACTCTTTTAGTCAGGAGTTCCATGTTTGGGTTTGGGGTTTTACTGTTGCTATTTATGAGTTGATTTCTTTCTCGAAGTAATTGAATATTTCCCGGATCAATTTCTTGACTTGCGAGTAAGGAAAAACTAAAAAGAAAGATATAAGTATATAGGGTACTATTGAAAAAATCTATTTGAATATTTTTAAGGAACTTATAAATAATAGGTGAAATGATTTTCATGCTATTAAGGTCGGAAATCTATACCAAAATCATTACCGGACACTTATAAAAAAATAGTCGTTTTAGTTTTTTTCTTTTTTGCTTGAAAATAGATTTAATTAAGCTAAAGTTTTACAACAGAATATAATGTGAAAAAAATTTATTCTCCTAATTCTCTTAAATAGTCAAAGGTGTATATACCGGAATCGTGGTAGTCGCTCCAAGAAAAGCTCAGTGCATAACGCCCCATTTTCCTCCATGATAGGAGAGTGATTTTTTTTATATGAGAAGTAGCATCACCAATATTCCCCCCATGACCACCCCTACACTTTGCGCAGGGACATTTCTTTCGTAATTCTAAAAGATTGTAGTTCGAGGCAACTCCGTCTTTCCAAGAAATTTTTAAATTTTCGGCATCGTGTGAAATCTCTAAAGGCATGGTTGATAGCGGGTTTTTCATTTTGGTAAACTCATCTTTTTTTCTTTAAAATATCCAATTGTGCTTCCGTAAGTCTGCTTTTCATTTCTTTTTAGATCAGCCATTTTAAAAGTATTTTTTTCAAATATCAATATCACGGTAGAGCCCATTTCAAATCTACCAAGCTCGGCTCCTTTTTGGATCAGAATATCTACATTCTTGTATTCGACTTCTTTTGAAAATCTAAGCCAAGAATTTGTAACAATTTTATTATCGTAAGTTACACGTATTTTTCCCACATTGGATGCTCCAACTTTTACTACTGCAATCTTACCGTATTCTGTTTGGAGGAAAGTAATCAGTCTTTCGTTTTTTGGAAATAAACCTCGTATTCCAAGAACTGCAAGATCGTTTACAGGAAACAATTTACCCGGCTCGTAATAATACCCTAAAATTTTTCCATAGAATGGAGAATGGATTCTGTGGTAATCTTGAGGAGAAAGGTAAAATGTTATAAACTTGCCGTTAGAAAATGAGTCCAAATATTTATCTGAGCCTAAAAGCTCCTTCAAACTGTATTCAAGACCTTTCGCTTGAATTAGTGTACTCTCTTGAATATCTCCATAGCTTGTAATTCGAGCGTCTACCGGAGACACTACCGCATTTTCTGCAGAGTCCACAATTCTAGCGCCTGCTTTTAATGCTCTGGTAAAAAATTGATTTAGAGAATTGTACTCTCCAAGATTCAATTCGGCTTCACTTACATTGATTTTGTAAATTTTGGCAAATGCTTTTAAAATCGGAATCATCATAAATCTTGGGAGTCTTATATAAGTCAAGGCTCCAAAAAATTTAGATAAAAAATTCTTTGGCAGCATGGATAATAATAAAATATAAAAGTCCTTAAATATTTCATATCGAGTTCCACTCTCTGAAATAAATTTGCTCAATTCGTAAGAAGCCGATTTGGTAAGTAGTAATAAGGAAACAAGAACCGGGATTGCGGAAGAAATTACCATAAGTAAGCCAAAGTTGAACGAGTAATAGAAAATTTCATTTCCCTTTTGGAGAAAGGTATAGCTGACAAACAAGATCAACCCTACAAAAAAAATTCTAAAAAAATTGGCAAATTTTTCTCCCGATATATAAGTTGAGCTTTGCTCTCCCGTATAGAACCAACCACAAATCGCAACCAATCCAAAGATCAACAAAGATGAGTTGAATAGAAAGCCAGCCAATTCATCAGAACGAACAAGTATGGAGGAAAGTAAATTCATCTGGGAATCAAAAGAAAGTGCGTTAGACGACACTAATAGATAAAATACTAAAGTAGATACAATCATCCCTTCAAAAAAAGACGATAACATGCTGACAAGGCCTTGTTTGACAGGAGAATCAGTCCTAACAACTCCGGAGATTCCGGCACTTTTTCCGACACCTACTTCGGTGATCATGCAATACGCACCGAATGACTCGCTTATCATTTTTATTGTAATAAACCCACCACCTAAGATAATACTACTCGATTGAAAAGCTTCATGGAAAACTATGGATAAGAATGACGAAAACGGAATGAAGTCGCTTTTAAAAAGAATAAAATAGCTAAAAAAGAAAAGTACTAGACCGATTGGGGTTAAAAATCCGGCCATTTTCCCGACCCTGCGAATTCCTCCAAGGGACACGTAGATGAGAATTGCAGAAACAAGAATAGGAATAAACATTCCCTTTGTTCCAAATGCATTATTTGAAATGTGAGTCATTGTCAAAGTGGGAACTACACCTCCCATAAATAAAACAGCCAGAATACTACCTAGAGAAAATAAAACCGCGAGCCATTTTGCTTTTAGTGCTTTTTCTATAAAATACATAGGGCCGCTTAAATATCTTCCACTGGGTAATTTCGTTCTGAACTTGATCGCCATAGTGGATGATACAAATCGAATCGGCATAATTAAAATAGAGCCAATCCATATCCAAAATAAAGCTCCAATCCCACCGATGGTCAAGGCCACGGCAGATCCAATAATGGCTCCCAATAGAAGTGAAGAAGCAGTGCCGGCAAAAAATGCCTGAGAATGAACAAGTTGCCCTTTTGAACCTTTGTTGTCTAAAATTCCTGAAAAAATTTTAAATGCTAAGAAAAAAAATCGAAATTGAGGAAATTTTAAACGAATTGTCAAATAGATTCCACAGAAAATTACGAGAAGGAAATAAGGATTGATTATATCGTTGCCTAAAAGAAAAAAGTTTTTACTATTTGCCATCATTTCTCACTGATTTTCTCAAAAATTTCCCTAAATTAAAAAAAATTTAATGGATGAGAATTTATCTCTTCAATAAAATTTGACTTGGTTAGCCATGTCAAACCCTATACAGAAGTTATTTTCTATATTTCTTTGCTCATTTTTTCTATTTTTTTCTTCTCTGTATTCGGATGAGCCGGACAAAATAGAAAAAAACGATTTTGAATTTGGTTTTCGTCTTGGAACCGGAAGAAAAGGCAGGGAAAGATTTGACGAAAATCTGAAAAATTTCAGAACTTACGACGCTCCAAACATATACACTAATTTAAGCATATCCGGATTCCAAAACTTGGCAAACGGGGAAATTTTTTTTAGAAGAAGGTGGTCGCCGAATGTAAAATTTGGTTTTGCTTACGGTTATAACCAATATGAAAATTTCCGAATGACTGAAATCGCATCGGACGGGTATGTAACCGTGTTGAATTTTCACATATCTACGAATTATTTTGTCGCAACGTATCATACGGAGTGGGTTTTTAAACATGTATTTATTGAGGGGGGGCTTGGGATAGGTGTCAATCAAACCAATTGGAAGACTACGGGTTATGCTTTTTCAAATAGCGAGTTTCAAAACCAAAAAGGGTATTTATCCGGATCAGGAATGCAGTATAAAATGGAAGGCTCTCTAAATAAAAAAATTACAGATACACTTATTTTTCAGCTTGGAATTGCTCTTAATTTTTCTTCAGTACCTTCTTTTTCGGGTAGCTTAAACGGTAAATCCAATTCTTTTTTCATAAATAAAGAAGGAAAAGTGAACTCGATCAACCAGTCTGACTATTCTGATAATTATCTATGGTACAATGCCGCGACCAGAAGATTGGATTTTTTTGTGGGGAGTGCAGTGTTATATTTTTCTTGTATGGGTAGATTTTC containing:
- the psd gene encoding phosphatidylserine decarboxylase (Phosphatidylserine decarboxylase is synthesized as a single chain precursor. Generation of the pyruvoyl active site from a Ser is coupled to cleavage of a Gly-Ser bond between the larger (beta) and smaller (alpha chains). It is an integral membrane protein.), encoding MANSKNFFLLGNDIINPYFLLVIFCGIYLTIRLKFPQFRFFFLAFKIFSGILDNKGSKGQLVHSQAFFAGTASSLLLGAIIGSAVALTIGGIGALFWIWIGSILIMPIRFVSSTMAIKFRTKLPSGRYLSGPMYFIEKALKAKWLAVLFSLGSILAVLFMGGVVPTLTMTHISNNAFGTKGMFIPILVSAILIYVSLGGIRRVGKMAGFLTPIGLVLFFFSYFILFKSDFIPFSSFLSIVFHEAFQSSSIILGGGFITIKMISESFGAYCMITEVGVGKSAGISGVVRTDSPVKQGLVSMLSSFFEGMIVSTLVFYLLVSSNALSFDSQMNLLSSILVRSDELAGFLFNSSLLIFGLVAICGWFYTGEQSSTYISGEKFANFFRIFFVGLILFVSYTFLQKGNEIFYYSFNFGLLMVISSAIPVLVSLLLLTKSASYELSKFISESGTRYEIFKDFYILLLSMLPKNFLSKFFGALTYIRLPRFMMIPILKAFAKIYKINVSEAELNLGEYNSLNQFFTRALKAGARIVDSAENAVVSPVDARITSYGDIQESTLIQAKGLEYSLKELLGSDKYLDSFSNGKFITFYLSPQDYHRIHSPFYGKILGYYYEPGKLFPVNDLAVLGIRGLFPKNERLITFLQTEYGKIAVVKVGASNVGKIRVTYDNKIVTNSWLRFSKEVEYKNVDILIQKGAELGRFEMGSTVILIFEKNTFKMADLKRNEKQTYGSTIGYFKEKKMSLPK
- the gcvH gene encoding glycine cleavage system protein GcvH; translation: MSDAKVSEGLKYTKKHEWVKVEGEIAILGISDYAQSALGDIVFIDLPKVGKKLKAKDSFGTIESVKAADDLYSPISGEVSEINSTLTSDPSAINKDAYSAWMIKIVNFQSEELSGLLSSSEYREYIKDLE
- the dinB gene encoding DNA polymerase IV — its product is MNRENSIVRKIIHIDMDAFFASVEERDFPEYRGKPVVVGGDPKSRGVVSTANYEARKYGVHSAMPTSRAYKLCPHAIFVYPRFSAYIEVSNQIKKIFEEYTDKVEPLSLDEAYLDVTENKKNIAYATILAKEIKNQIVKQTKLTASAGVSYNKFLAKIASGLNKPDGLTIVTPETANEFIEKLSIGSFFGIGKVTEQKMKSLGIHAGSDLKKISEAELIKIFGKSGAFYYRMARGQDDRPVENFHVAKSVGAENTFSIDLLNIDTIKDEVQDIANVLVHRLQKSEVKGRTLTLKVKYEDFVTVTRSKTGCSYTDDLQYILKEAMVLLKQTEAGIRKIRLIGLSISNLDCNDRQLCLPMQ
- the gcvT gene encoding glycine cleavage system aminomethyltransferase GcvT — translated: MENLKKTPLNEKHKSLGAKMVSFGGWEMPIQYTGIIAEHENTRKSAGLFDVSHMGEIFVEGKPDKILGFLEKLTCNSINSLKNFQVQYNAILNKEGGIVDDVTVYKFSDEKYMICSNASNYEDVFSHLISFPHSVNIRNESLNWHQIAIQGPKADEIFSKYIDKNLDFIKYYSFALIPFQGEELIVSRTGYTGEDGFEIYSSISLGLKIWDELLSFGKPFGLVPVGLGARDTLRIEAKYPLYGHELTSYRTPVESGIGWIVKKKDKEFLCYDKIILQKKENPPEKILGIQLLDPGVLRENYSVFDLAKNPIGKVTSGTYSPTLKKSIGMAILKKGFWEDGTEILIEIRSEFKKAVVHTGNFITGSIKKN
- a CDS encoding DUF971 domain-containing protein, giving the protein MKNPLSTMPLEISHDAENLKISWKDGVASNYNLLELRKKCPCAKCRGGHGGNIGDATSHIKKITLLSWRKMGRYALSFSWSDYHDSGIYTFDYLRELGE
- the gcvP gene encoding aminomethyl-transferring glycine dehydrogenase, with the protein product MAKTNQNEQFFNYDSFTNRHIGSNPNEVSEMLKLLNLSNLDELIDKTIPSNIRCKELSSLPEPLSEYDALGELHSIISNNKIFRSYIGQGYYDTITPSVIRRNIIENPSWYTAYTPYQAEISQGRMEALLNFQTMVMDLTGMEIANASLLDEATSAAEAMFMSYSLKPESNSNKFFVSYNCYPQTIDVIKTRAEPIGIEVVVGDWKKFSFSNEYFGMLLQYPCSSGEIHDYSTVTDNAHKNGILVTVSADLLSLTLLKPPGEFGADIAVGTTQRFGVPLGFGGPHAGYFATKDEFKRQMPGRLIGVSKDSSGKPALRLSLQTREQHIRRDKATSNICTAQVLLAVISSMYAVYHGALGLKNIAKRIHEFTDRLATSLKNSGYSVENEFYFDTLTINLKHKKSSDILKIAESKKINFRLIDENKIAISLDETLNENRFQDILSIFLEKSQAEEFSKTNFPENLKRTSEFLTHPVFNSYHTETKLMRYIKTLELKDISLTTSMIPLGSCTMKLNAASEMLPITWAEFANIHPFVPKNQSEGYQKLFQQLESYLSEITGFPAISLQPNAGSQGEYAGLLAIRKFHKSKNELNRNVCLIPVSAHGTNPASAALAGFKVVPVSCDAQGNININDLKAKSSEYSKDLAVFMVTYPSTHGVFEESIKEICEIVHSHGGQVYMDGANMNAQVGLCRPADIGADVCHLNLHKTFAIPHGGGGPGVGPIGVAKHLKPFLPGHSVTENNSNSKDGSVSAAPWGSAGILPISWMYIRMTGKEGLTLSTKLAILNANYVAKRLSEFYPLLYKGKNGFIAHECIMDFRMFKSSAKIEVEDVAKRLMDYGFHAPTMSFPVPGTLMIEPTESESKEELDRFCDALISIREEIRQIENGTLDETDNPLKNSPHTAESVISEKWNHQYSRELAIFPLPYLRNNKFWPSVGRVDNVYGDRNLVCSCPPMESYQ